The DNA window aagcgaagaggtcggaattttGTCGCAGGAGCTTTATCAGCCTTTGTTTCAGACCTTCGCCTAGGTCGGCCCCTATGTTGGttctttttccttcctcttttcgGATTTGAACCTCTCGGTTTTTCCACCCGATTGTGGTCGCAGCTCTTCCCTTGCTTTTATTCCCCCGAGTTCTATGGTGTGAACTTCCTTGCTCTTTCCTTAGAGGTTtaagctttcattgtagcattttctcGCCAATTTCTGGTCTCCTCGCACCGTCACTATTTCCTTAGgtgttgggaatttcatgcaaaggtgagGCGTTGACACCACCGCTCCAAGCCAATTTAGCGTAGTCCTGCCGATTAAGGCATTATACGCCGATCCCACATCGATGACGATAAAGTCGATGCTCAAAGTTTTGGAATTTTCCCTCTTTTCGAAGGTCGTGTGAAGGGGGATGTATCCCAGTGGCTTAATTGGCATGTCTCCTAATCCATACAGGGTGTCCGGGTAAGCTTTTAACTCCCTTTCATCCAACCCTAACTTGTCGAATGTGGGTTTAAAAAGTATATCTGCCGAACTCCCTTAATCCACCAAGGTCCTATGGAGGTCGGCATTTGCCAAGATCATGGTTATCACCACCGGGTCGTCATGCCCGGGCACGATCCCCTGTCCGTCCTCTTTGGTGAACGAGATGGTTGGGTGATCGGGAGATTcaggtgtcttttgcgagatgatttagtgAGCCCCCCTCCTGCAAATCCTCCAGAGATCATATTATGTTTCTCTCGGGGTTTGTGGTGGTGGGTCTCTCCTGTCTTCATGATCTCGCTTTCTTTTTCCAGAATTTTCtgacctttccatgagatattTATCAAGTCGGCCTTCCCTGGCCAAcctttctatcacatttttaaggtcATAGCAATCATTTGTTGAGTGACCATACATcttatggtactcacagtagTCGCCGTGACTTCCTCCCTTTTTGTTCTTGATGGGTCTAGGAGGCGGCAACCTTTCAGTGTTACAGATTTCTCTGTATACGTCCACTAGGGAGACTTTTAGAGGAGTATAGGAGTGATATCTCCTCGGCCTGTTGGGGCCgacctcctcttttttcttgggctccctttctttctcttttgctGAGTGAGGGGGCCCCTGTCGCCAGTTGGGCTCCCGTACTTTGGCATGTTCCTCCATGTTGACGTACTTTTCTGCTCTCTCTTGTACATCACTCAAAGAGGTGGGGTGCCTTTTTGATATGGACTGAGCGAAGGGGCCCTCTCTAAGTCCATTTACTAACCCCATGAtaactgcctctgtgggcaggtcttgaattTCTAGAcacgctttgttgaacctttccatgtagtCACATAGAGGTTCCTCGACCTCCTGCTTAACTCCTAGGAGGCTCGGTGCGTGTTttactttatccttctggatggagaaccgTATTAGGAATTTTCTCGAGAGGTCCTCAAAGCTGGTAACCGACCTTGGAgggaggctatcgaaccacttcatcgctgctttcaaCAGGGTGGTCGGGAGAGCTTTGCAGCGAGTTGCATCAGAAGCATCAGCcagatacatccgacttttgaaattgcttaaGTGGTGCTTCGGGTCTGTGGTTCTGTCATAGAGGTTCATATCAGGGCTTTGGAAGTTTCTTGGAACTTtcgccctcattatgtcctcactgAACGGGTCCTCTCCTCCCAGGGGCGACTCTTCTCGGTCGCCGTGAGAGTTCCGACTTTTAAGGGAGGATTCCAGCTTCaagagtttttcttctaactctTTTTGTCATTCTATTTCCTCCCTGAGGTTTTGCTCTGCCTCTCGTTGTCGTTCTAGTTCCTGTTCCAGTTGCTCCAAACGACCTTGGTGGCCATGGACCAGCCCCATTAGCTCGGTCGTATGGGGTGGCTCTTCCTTTCAGGACTCTCGTCCCTCCGAGGAATTTACCTTTGGGTTCTTAAGCCCAGAGGTGCCTTCTCTATGCTGATCGTTGGTCCCTTGGTGAAGGGTCAGGTCTGCGTCGTTGTTTCCGGTATCTGGGTTTTCTTGTTCAGAATCAGACGATGTATAACCATCTTCTGGTGAGTTGTCCGCCATTACTGGTTGATCTCTTGGGtccccggcaatggtgccaaTGTTACGTTGGGTAACCGGAGGTTAATGGGCTGGACTCTTTgggttggcccaatcgtctgAGGGAGGAAGCCTTTGAGCGGGTTTGCGCCTTTAGAGACTCCTTCCGACTTGTGGGTatgagtgaatggggggtggtacct is part of the Arachis duranensis cultivar V14167 chromosome 1, aradu.V14167.gnm2.J7QH, whole genome shotgun sequence genome and encodes:
- the LOC107490043 gene encoding uncharacterized protein LOC107490043 — encoded protein: MADNSPEDGYTSSDSEQENPDTGNNDADLTLHQGTNDQHREGTSGLKNPKLESSLKSRNSHGDREESPLGGEDPFSEDIMRAKVPRNFQSPDMNLYDRTTDPKHHLSNFKSRMYLADASDATRCKALPTTLLKAAMKWFDSLPPRSVTSFEDLSRKFLIRFSIQKDKVKHAPSLLGVKQEVEEPLCDYMERFNKACLEIQDLPTEAVIMGLVNGLREGPFAQSISKRHPTSLSDVQERAEKYVNMEEHAKVREPNWRQGPPHSAKEKEREPKKKEEVGPNRPRRYHSYTPLKVSLVDVYREICNTERLPPPRPIKNKKGGSHGDYCEYHKMYGHSTNDCYDLKNVIERLAREGRLDKYLMERSENSGKRKRDHEDRRDPPPQTPRET